In Leishmania major strain Friedlin complete genome, chromosome 34, the following proteins share a genomic window:
- a CDS encoding putative amastin-like surface protein gives MKCSIPLVVYVVVQFVAFLLVLVGTPLEMFRAPNRPGVAQCLTLFGFKLDCKSLEYEETVDMQWLNCPARIARFRLAQAFTLISILVYGAAFVLGLVLLYGCTIHRWVCLALNIVGAVTLCVVWVAMVVTYKKPDEPLCREVRNMGYRFGTGFALLVVAWILDILNIIFLLLPLQMRGSQDCANSMESQRTNNSKQATGSGGRA, from the coding sequence ATGAAGTGCAGTATCCCCCTCGTTGTCTACGTGGTCGTGCAGTTCGTGGCGTTCcttctggtgctggtgggcacgccgctggagaTGTTCCGTGCACCCAATCGTCCAGGAGTCGCTCAGTGTCTAACGCTTTTTGGCTTTAAGCTCGACTGTAAATCACTTGAATATGAGGAGACGGTAGACATGCAATGGCTTAATTGCCCTGCACGCATCGCCCGTTTCCGCCTTGCGCAGGCGTTCACTCTCATCTCCATCCTCGTGTACGGCGCGGCCTTTGTCCTGGGCTTAGTTTTGCTGTACGGCTGCACTATTCACCGCTGGGTttgcctggcgctgaacaTCGTTGGCGCGGTCACCTTGTGCGTTGTGTGGGTGGCCATGGTGGTGACATACAAAAAACCTGATGAGCCGCTATGCCGTGAGGTGAGGAATATGGGCTACCGGTTCGGCACCGGGTTCGCTCTCTTGGTGGTGGCCTGGATACTGGATATCCTCAACATCATCTTCTTGCTGCTTCCGTTGCAGATGAGGGGATCACAGGACTGTGCAAACTCGATGGAGTCACAGAGGACGAATAACAGTAAACAAGCCACAGGAAGCGGAGGGCGAGCTTGA
- the PPI gene encoding pyroglutamyl-peptidase I (C15 family), producing MLHSKAGIVVFITGYGPFATVKVNPSSDIALRVAEGLKRHPDVAEVRYTELDVSVTSVAAYFEKVERDTADIIAEHGAGQVKILLCHLGVHNDTTGLICVEVQGCNELFSSVPDVDGKVLNHEPIVPEDGAIEVFHESWFGKEGSPQLEKLERLIQQVNDTVAESWHHWVTGAVTNNEVTSADTDRKDMAMPTFQAPSSAISRNAGRYLCNCALYHALRLQEKNPGVVYGIFVHVVDPIRGKTEIEGGPIVAYNPPTIVQSVQVQCLMHGLLSLMTM from the coding sequence ATGCTGCACTCCAAGGCGGGCATCGTCGTGTTCATCACGGGCTACGGGCCCTTCGCCACTGTGAAGGTGAACCCCAGCTCCGACATTGCCCTTCGTGTCGCGGAGGGCCTGAAGCGCCACCCCGACGTCGCGGAGGTGCGCTACACGGAGCTGGATGTCAGCGTGACCAGCGTCGCAGCGTACTTTGAGAAGGTGGAAAGGGACACTGCCGACATCATCGCCGAACACGGCGCCGGCCAGGTGAAGATCCTTCTCTGCCACCTAGGTGTTCACAATGACACAACGGGGCTCATCTGCGTTGAGGTGCAGGGCTGCAACGAGCTCTTTTCTAGCGTCCCTGACGTGGACGGTAAGGTGCTCAACCACGAGCCCATTGTACCGGAGGACGGCGCCATTGAAGTATTTCACGAGAGCTGGTTCGGCAAGGAGGGCTCGCCGCAGCTCGAGAAGCTGGAGCGCTTGATTCAACAGGTAAACGACACCGTTGCCGAGTCATGGCATCACTGGGTGACGGGTGCCGTGACCAACAATGAGGTGACATCGGCGGACACAGACAGAAAGGACATGGCGATGCCAACGTTTCAGGCGCCGAGCTCTGCAATTTCGCGCAACGCAGGGCGCTACCTGTGCAACTGCGCCCTCTACCACGCACTTCGACTTCAGGAAAAGAACCCGGGTGTCGTCTATGGCATCTTCGTTCACGTTGTCGATCCGATTCGCGGCAAGACGGAGATCGAGGGCGGTCCCATTGTGGCTTACAACCCACCGACGATCGTACAGTCGGTGCAAGTGCAGTGTCTCATGCACGGCCTGCTGTCTTTGATGACCATGTGA